Proteins encoded within one genomic window of Anastrepha ludens isolate Willacy chromosome 4, idAnaLude1.1, whole genome shotgun sequence:
- the LOC128862560 gene encoding 40S ribosomal protein S4, which translates to MARGPKKHLKRLAAPKAWMLDKLGGVFAPRPSSGPHKLRESLPLMIFLRNRLKYALNGAEVTKIVMQRLIKVDGKVRTDPTYPAGFMDVITIEKTGEFFRLVYDVKGRFTIHRISAEEAKYKLCKVRKTQLGVKGVPFVVTHDGRTIRYPDPLIKANDTVQVDIASGKITDYIKFDSGNLCMITGGRNLGRVGTVVNRERHPGSFDIVHVKDSQGHVFATRLTNVFIIGKGNKPYISLPKGKGVKLSIAEERDKRLAAKTH; encoded by the exons ATG GCGCGAGGTCCCAAAAAGCATTTGAAGCGTTTAGCAGCCCCCAAGGCATGGATGTTGGACAAATTGGGAGGAGTATTCGCTCCTCGTCCCTCCAGTGGCCCCCACAAATTGCGGGAGTCATTGCCCCTGATGATTTTCTTGAGAAACCGCCTAAAGTACGCATTGAACGGTGCTGAAGTGACCAAGATTGTTATGCAGCGTCTGATCAAGGTTGATGGAAAAGTACGCACCGACCCCACTTATCCCGCTGGATTCATGG atgttATTACCATTGAGAAAACTGGTGAATTCTTCCGTTTGGTGTACGACGTTAAGGGCCGTTTCACCATTCACCGCATTTCCGCCGAAGAGGCTAAG tACAAACTGTGCAAGGTCAGGAAAACACAACTCGGTGTTAAGGGAGTACCCTTCGTTGTCACTCACGACGGCCGTACCATTCGTTATCCCGACCCACTTATCAAGGCCAACGATACCGTTCAAGTAGATATTGCCAGCGGAAAGATTACGGATTATATCAAATTCGATTCag GAAACTTGTGTATGATCACTGGAGGTAGAAATTTGGGTCGTGTTGGTACCGTTGTTAACCGTGAAAGACATCCTGGTTCCTTCGATATCGTCCACGTAAAGGACTCACAAGGACATGTGTTTGCAACCAGATTGACAAACGTTTTTATTATTGGCAAGGGTAACAAACCCTACATTTCTCTACCTAAGGGCAAGGGCGTCAAACTGAGCATTGCTGAGGAACGCGACAAGCGCTTGGCGGCCAAAACTCATTAA